Proteins from a genomic interval of Uloborus diversus isolate 005 chromosome 4, Udiv.v.3.1, whole genome shotgun sequence:
- the LOC129220568 gene encoding FMRFamide receptor-like produces MYNKSFQENGTLIENLFNSVLCKNQSYDGNCTNLSWTSLVETPVNPALEEFQERSRFWVQKVLVPIIMIIGVIGNTVTIFIMTQRRMRSSTNWYLAALAIFDMSYLIFSFALSFQHYPRIHDAQFYPYWKLWPYMLTITDASSNSSVWLTVTFTIERYIAVCHPMKGKVLCTESRAKKMIIFVSLFCFLIASPTAFEWNIVEVVNPLTNSTQVRADYSDLGNNPVYVSIYYWMISVLFIIIPIVLLAVFNAFLIKSVHSSKSRRKTMTRRKETRDQAMQESKITVMLIAVVILFLVCQLPTAVILLYKSFHHVKPRSNEDLLLRGLGNIFNFLMAVNAAGNFVLYCLLSQKYRRTFLLLFCPCLKGRVPRLHSVYQNTVYTTMDNESPAALRKYSVRKLDHSRSLDNSVKCIEGNLNNRSASQKTSQPLRAQQQLSFSKTVAVFSDDTDTYSPRVDPNSHRLLRGFRCPWKRPKVATGCSQDEKMGQFIPLKSPTKCSGFDSSTRMSNNSLAQ; encoded by the coding sequence aTGTATAACAAATCGTTTCAAGAGAATGGTACTCTAATAGAGAACCTATTTAACAGCGTTCTTTGCAAAAACCAAAGTTATGACGGAAATTGCACGAATTTGAGTTGGACTTCCTTGGTTGAAACTCCAGTAAATCCTGCATTAGAGGAATTTCAAGAACGAAGTAGGTTTTGGGTACAAAAGGTTTTAGTTCCAATCATTATGATCATCGGAGTCATCGGAAACACAGTCACCATTTTCATCATGACGCAAAGACGCATGCGCAGTTCAACAAATTGGTATCTAGCAGCACTCGCCATATTTGACATGAGTTATCTTATATTTTCTTTTGCACTGTCATTTCAACATTACCCTAGAATTCATGACGCCCAGTTTTACCCTTACTGGAAACTTTGGCCTTACATGTTGACCATTACTGATGCATCAAGCAATTCATCCGTATGGTTAACTGTTACATTCACCATAGAGCGATACATAGCAGTATGCCATCCAATGAAAGGTAAAGTTTTATGTACAGAGTCCCGCGCaaagaaaatgataatttttgtttcacttttctgttttttaatagcATCTCCCACGGCATTCGAATGGAATATAGTGGAAGTGGTCAATCCTTTAACTAACAGCACTCAAGTACGAGCGGACTACTCCGATCTTGGTAATAATCCTGTGTATGTTTCAATATATTACTGGATGATATCTGTTCTTTTTATTATAATTCCAATTGTTCTGCTAGCAGTTTTCAATGCCTTCCTTATAAAATCTGTTCACTCTTCAAAATCACGGCGAAAGACAATGACAAGGCGGAAAGAGACCAGAGACCAAGCAATGCAGGAGAGCAAAATCACTGTGATGTTAATCGCTGTAGTCATATTATTTCTAGTGTGCCAATTGCCTACAGCAGTTATTTTGTTATATAAATCATTCCACCATGTCAAGCCGAGAAGCAACGAGGATTTGCTGCTTAGAGGTTTAGGAAATATCTTCAACTTTCTAATGGCTGTGAATGCAGCGGGAAACTTTGTACTGTATTGTCTTTTAAGTCAAAAATACAGGAGGACATTCCTACTGTTGTTTTGCCCTTGCTTGAAGGGCAGAGTACCAAGATTGCATTCTGTGTACCAAAATACCGTATATACAACAATGGACAATGAGAGTCCGGCAGCTTTAAGGAAATACAGCGTACGCAAGTTGGACCATTCGCGCTCGTTGGACAATTCAGTAAAATGCATAGAAGGAAACTTAAACAACAGGTCGGCTTCTCAAAAAACATCACAACCTCTACGAGCACAGCAGCAGCTCAGTTTTTCAAAGACAGTTGCTGTGTTTTCTGATGATACTGACACCTACAGCCCAAGGGTTGATCCCAATTCGCATAGACTTTTGAGAGGATTTCGATGCCCTTGGAAAAGGCCAAAAGTTGCCACAGGTTGTAGCCAGGATGAGAAAATGGGCCAGTTCATACCCTTAAAATCACCCACTAAGTGTAGTGGATTTGATTCCAGTACTCGAATGTCAAATAACTCATTGGCGCAGTAA